The following nucleotide sequence is from Nocardioides daedukensis.
AGCGACCAGACCGCAACCACGAACGAGCGCGCGGCCCGCAAGGTCCGCGAAGGCATCGTCGTCAGCGACAAGATGGACAAGACCGTCGTCGTGACTGTCGAGGACCGTGTCAAGCACGCCCTCTACGGCAAGGTCATGCGCCGCAACAGCAAGCTCAAGGTGCACGACGAGCAGAACGAGTGCGGCATCGGCGACCGGGTCCTGATCATGGAGACCCGTCCGCTCTCTGCCACCAAGCGCTGGCGCCTCGTCGAGGTCCTCGAAAAGGCCAAGTGACCTGGAGACCCAGCCCACCGGCGGGGTCACCACCACAGATTCAAGTTCGGCAAATATCAGTTCGGCAAGGCTCACGCCCCGTACGTCTCGGGATGGGCGCTGAGAACCGGCACGACATTCAGGAGAAAACCCGATGATCCAGCAGGAGTCGCGACTCAAGGTCGCCGACAACACCGGTGCGAAGGAAATCCTTTGCATCCGTGTTCTCGGTGGCTCGGGTCGGCGCTACGCCGGTATCGGCGACGTCATCGTTGCCACCGTCAAGGACGCCATCCCCGGCGGCAACGTCAAGAAGGGTGACGTCGTCAAGGCCGTCGTCGTACGCACGAAGAAGGAGCGTCGTCGTCAGGACGGCTCCTACATCAGCTTCGACGAGAACGCCGCCGTAATCCTCAAGACCGACGGAGAGCCGCGGGGCACCCGCATCTTCGGTCCCGTCGGCCGTGAGCTGCGCGAGAAGAAGTTCATGAAGATCATCTCGCTCGCACCGGAGGTGCTGTGATGACTAAGCGAAGCAAGGCGTTCAACATCAAGAAGGGCGACACCGTCAAGGTGATCGCTGGCAAGGACAAGGGCGCAGAGGGCAAGGTCATCTCCGTTCTGATCGACGACCAGCGCGTCATCGTCGAGGGCGTGAACCGTGTGAAGAAGCACGAGAAGGTCGTCAACCAGGGCGGCGGCAACACCGGCGGCATCGT
It contains:
- the rplX gene encoding 50S ribosomal protein L24, with product MTKRSKAFNIKKGDTVKVIAGKDKGAEGKVISVLIDDQRVIVEGVNRVKKHEKVVNQGGGNTGGIVTTEAPIHVSNVMLVDGEGVTRVGFRREEATKTRADGSTYTVQRSVRVSRKTGKDI
- the rplN gene encoding 50S ribosomal protein L14, whose amino-acid sequence is MIQQESRLKVADNTGAKEILCIRVLGGSGRRYAGIGDVIVATVKDAIPGGNVKKGDVVKAVVVRTKKERRRQDGSYISFDENAAVILKTDGEPRGTRIFGPVGRELREKKFMKIISLAPEVL
- the rpsQ gene encoding 30S ribosomal protein S17, yielding MSDQTATTNERAARKVREGIVVSDKMDKTVVVTVEDRVKHALYGKVMRRNSKLKVHDEQNECGIGDRVLIMETRPLSATKRWRLVEVLEKAK